Below is a window of Myxococcales bacterium DNA.
CCTTCTTGGCGACGAAGTCGATCGTGCCGCCATTGGTCGGCAGCAGGGGCGGGAGCATGCTCACGTCGGGCACGAGTTTCCGCGCCTCGTTCAGCACCCAGTGCAACGTCCCGTCGCCGCCGTCCGTCACCAGGACGTCCGGGGGATTGTCCAGGATGGACTTCACCGCGTCGCCGAGCTCGTCCAGGGTCTGGGTGGCGTGCACGGCGCCCCGTCGCCCGACGATGTGCTCGAGTCGAGCTGCCCGCCCTCGGAGACTTCGCCGTCCACCTCGGGCGTTGGGATTGAGGACGATGGCAATCGCTTGCTTCAAGCTGGGCTCCGCTCGGCGGAGCTTCCGAGCGCGCGGAGTCTACGAAATTCGCGCTGACAGCGCTGCCCTTCCCCGGAAGAAACCCGAAAACGGGCGTGGTTCGCGCGATCCGGGCTACGCTCCTGGTCAGGGATGAGCGATCGGCACAAGCGCCCCGAGCGACCTCGGACGTCGATGGTGGATCGCGCGTGGGACGAGGTTCCGAGCGCGATCCCCGACGACACGATGATCGATCCCACGGTCGACTCGAAGGAGCTCACTTCACCCGACCCGTCGCGCCGACCTAACGAATTGATGGGTTCGCAGCCCCAAGGAGGAGCGAGCGCGCTTGGTCTGCCTCCCGCCAGCCGGACGCCGGTGCCAGCGACGGCCGAGGCCGGACCGTCGCATGCGTCGCCCGTGAGCTCCCGCGCGGGACATCATTCCGCGCCCCCTCCACCCCCGTCGGGGCGCGCCTCGGTGCCGCCCGCACAGCCGTCGCGTCCTTCTGCGCCCCCGCCACCGTCGCGGCGTGCCTCGGTACGACCGGCGCGGCCCTCGGCGCCGCCACCCGCACCACGACGCGTCTCGCATCCGCCGCCGCCGCCGATCGATACCGTGACCGCGTCGCTGGGGCAGCTCGTGGCTGCGCCCGACGCGCCGCCGCCGCCGTCCGCGGCGGCTCCGCCACCCCCTTCTGCCGATGCGCCGCCACCGCCGTCCGCGGCGGCTCCGCCACCCCCAACCGCTTTTGCGCCGCCTCCGTCTGCGGTCGCGCCGGTGCTACCGGTCGCCGCGCCGATCGGTCCGTCGAGTCTGGCCCCGACTCAGCCTAGCCCCGCGGCCGGCGTTGGCTTTTTTGCCGACGCAGCACCACCGAGCGGAGCCGACGTTCGCTCGGTAGATCAGCTGCCGACCTTGCCCGATGCGCTGAGGCAGCGGGTGCGCGTCGGCCAGGGTGCGGGACCGCTGTGGGGTTTTGCTCTGATCGCAGTCGCGCTGTCACTCGGTGCCATGGCGGTGTTCTCGGGAAGTTGCTCCGCCCTGCTCGCGCGGAGCTCGAACTCCGCTCCGGTCACGACGTCGTCTGCAGCCACCTCCGCGCCGGCGCCGTCCCTGCCGGAGCCCGCACCGCCCGCGCCGGCGCCGACCCCGTCGGTCAACCCCGCGAACGACAAGGCCGCGCTCGCTGCCATCGCGGCGCGGTCGCCGCGCGAACGAAGTGTGGCCGATGTGCTCACCGCGAGTGCGGCGCGAGGCAGCGACAAGCGGAGTGGCATTCGAGATGACGCGGCCCGTGCCAGTCAAAACCCGCTCTTTGCCGGCAGCCCCGGAGCTGAGCGCGAAGCTGCGAGCGGCGGCAGCGGATCCCGATACGATGCACGATGCGCTGGGCGCAATGGCCACCCTACCGTCGCCAGCTGGTCCCGACCTGCTTTACTATTTCTGGTCCACCCGCAAAAAACAGGATCCGTCAGCCGAGCTCGCCGATGCGTTGCTGCAGACGAAGGAGGTGCGCGACCGCGCCTCACCGGAGCTCTCGGCGCTGCTCGACCTGCGCGCGGCGGAGAGCTGCGACGACGTGAAGGCGGCGCTCGCGAGCGTCGAAGCCCGGGCTGATCGTCGGGTGATCTCGCTTTTGAGTCGATTCGGTCAGAAGCGGGGTTGTGGGGACCGCAAACGCGCCGACTGTTTCCCGTGTCTGCGCGAGGGCGACGAGCTCAAGAACGCCACCAAGAGCGCGATCAAACGCGCGCCGCCCAAGCTCTGACTCGTGCTTCGCCCTTTCGGGCGAAAGCCGGGACTGCGCGCCCGCCCAATCAGCCAGAGCTCACGCGACGCGGGGCTTGGCGTTGTGCGCGAGCCGCTTCGCGAGCGCCTCGTTCATGCCCACGAACCCTCGGGCCATCGCCGTCAAACGCGGCCCCATGTACTGCACTAGCGCCCCGGTCAGCTCTTCGCCATGAACCAGGCGCGTGCGGTCGCCCGCCAGCGGTAAGAGCTCGAAGTAGTGCTCGCCATCGAACAGGCCGCGCACGAGGAACTTGCTGGTCCACCGCAGAGTCGCGGGCGGCTCGATGCGTGTCAGCGTCGTCACGAGCTTGCGATCGTTGCCGCCCGCCGATGAGAGCACCAGTGTCAGCCGTTCACCCAGCTCCAGGCGGCCGCTCACCGAGCTGATGAACGGATTCCACTCTGGGTAGCGGGCGAAGGCGATCAGCTCGTCCCAGACCGCCTGGGGCGGGGCTGCGATCTCGATCTCGGTTCGAAGTTGCATCGCCGGGACTCAGGCCTTCGGTCTCGACGCAGCATGTTAGCCCGGGTCCGCCGGGGATCCAGGCTCGAACGTCGCTTCGACGTCGATCTGGCTGGACTCCAGCGCTAGGCTAGGGCGCACGCATGCAACTCGCATCTGTCCGATTGATTGGTGTGGGTCCGTTCGAAGACTTGCTGGTGCCGTTTGCGGACGACGACGGGCGTCCGCGCAGAGTCACCGTGGTGTTCGGCGGCGGCGGCGTAGGGAAGACCACGTTGCTCTCGGCCATCGCAGCGACCCGACCCGGTCATGCGGTTGCGCTGTCGGCTGCGGTGCTCGGCGCCGCTCCGCCCGGGCTCCATCGAGCTCGTTCCACGCCGCCGCAGGCCATCTGTGAGTACTTCCTCGGTCAAGACGATTCCGAGCGGCCCCACACCCTCCCGGTCGGCTCACCCGGCGCCAGGCTCGGCGAGAGCGACGAGGAGGAGACGTTCCGACGTCGCGAACAGGCGCTGTTCGACAAACGCGCCGCCGCCGGTGGATTTGCTTTTCTTTCGTTGCCCGCCCACCGATTTTTTTCGCGCCAACCGCTGGCCTTCAGCGCGCCAGGTCGGACTGTGGCGCGCTACGACGTGCGGGGTCAAACGACTCTCGACGAAGCGACGCGTGCCGACATGACCCGGGAGACCAAACAGGCGCTGGCATACGCGGGCATTGGGGCAGCTCTCTCACAAAAGGGAAACGACCGCGGGCGGAGACTCGATCTGCTCGGGAGTGCGATGCACTCGGCGGTGGATCACCTGGTGGCGCTGGCTGGGTTCGAATACGCGGGCCTCGACCCGGCGACCTTCGAGCCGTTGTTCGTCGACGCTGAAGGTAGGGAGCGGTTCTTCGATGCGCTGCCGACTCGAGCCCGCCACCTCGTTGCATTCGCGGCACTCGGCACCCGGCTGTTGTTTGCGGCCCATCCCGGCGCGGATCCCCGGACGGCAGAGGGCATCGTGGCCATCGACGAGGTCGATTTGTACCAGGACGCTGCCGCCGCTGCGGGGTTGGTGGGCGCCCTGACCCGAGCGCTGCCCGGCGTGCAGTGGCTGCTCACGACCAGCTCGCCGGTCGTCGTTGCGTCGGTGGACGCCCGCGACGTGGTCGCGCTCCGCCGCGCGACCACCGACGATCGTGTCGAGCTCTACGTCGGCGACGAAGCGCGGACGCACTGAGCGCGCTCAGAGGCAGCTGTTCTTGGTTCCGGGGCTCGGGGCCGACTGGGACTTGAAGCTCGCGCCCATGTCTTCGCTGGTCTCGTCGTGGCCCGAGATGCCGTTGCCGCCCGAGGTCTTCTCGCCGCTCTCGATCTTGCAGCGCTCGATGGCCAAGCTGGCGCCGCCGTCGCCGGCTACGCCTTGGTTCGCGGGCTTCTGGGACGCGGCAGCCGTGTCGGCCTGGTAACCGCTGACTCCGGTCTTGTCGACGCGGGTATTGGCGTCGAACTGCGTGCCCCACGTGACGTAGTCGACGTCCTTCACGGTGGAAGCGCTGCCGTCCCAGCTGAAGAGCACGATCATCTCGCGGTCGTTGCTGATGAGCGCGCCGACCTGGCTACCCACGCTGCCGTTCGTGGGGATCAACATCGCCGGCACGCTCTTGGACGCACAGCTCAGCGCGGCAGCGGTGGAGTTGAGCGTGAAGTCGGGGCACTTGCCGAAGGTCGCCTCGAAGGTCGGTTTGCCGCTGACGTTTTCTGGCGCGACCACCAGCACGGCGCCAGCCGCGAGCTTCGTGCCCGCCGGGAAGCGCGCGAGGAAGTCCGTGTTCGGAGTGCCCTGGGGGTTCCACGGACCGCTCGTCACCTTGTAGTATGCAGAGTTGTCCGCGACGTAATAGTTGCTGAGATCGACCTCGGCATTGGTCGGGTTCCAGATCTCGATGAACTCCGCGCCGCCCGGCTCGATCCCCACTTCGCTGATCAGCAGATGATCGCCGACCGTGCCGCCGCCGTCCGTGCTTGCGTCCGAAGTGCCTCCGCCGCTGCCCGAGGCGCCGCCGCCGCCCGCAGCACCCCCGGTGTTCTGACCTGCCACACCGCCGGTGTTGCCGCCGCCGGTTCCGCCCGTCGCGCCACCGGTGCCGGTTCCGCCCGTCGCGCCCGTCGCGCCCGTGCCGCCGAAGTTGCCCGCGCCGCCGGCACCTCCGCCTCCGCCTCCGCTGCCGTCGGAACCACACGCGGCTCCCAGCACTGCGAACACACCAACGACACCGAGACCCAAGACGAAGTGAAAGGTACGCATGACGGCTACTTTCCCGCGCATAGCCCTGCTGTCAATGACGGCCGGAATCTCGTGATATCGTCGGCACCTGGCGACCTCGAAGCACAAGACCCTCGCAAAGGCGGCGCTCGGCTTGGTCGTCGCCTGTGGTCTGGGAGCAGTGATGGCCTGGGGTTCATGGCTGAAAATGCCGGGCAAGAGCCACGCAGGCCCCCTCGCGCCTCTCGACGCCGACGGGCTCGTGTTGCGGCGCGCGCTCGAGTCCGAAGTGCAGGTCCTCGCCAGCGAGATTGGGGAGCGAAACGTCGGCACCCCCGCCGGACTGGCCAAAGCCGCGCGCCACGTCGAGGCCGCGCTCGCTCGTTCGGGACGCGCCGTCGGAGTGCAGAGTTATCTCGTCGGCGGCGTCGAGTGCACGAACTTCGAGGTCGAGCTGCGAGGAAGCAAGACTCCCGACGAGATCGTGCTCGTGGGTGCGCACTACGATTCGGCGCCCGGCACTCCCGGCGCCGACGATAACGCGAGCGGCAGCGCGGCGCTGCTTCAGCTCGCTCTGCGTCTATCGGCCCTGCCGCGCCCGCCCGCGCGCACGCTGCGCTTCGTGGCGTTCGTCAACGAAGAGCCGCCCTACTTCCAGACGGCGGACATGGGGAGCTTGCGTTACGCCAGGCGCTGCCGTGAGCGCGGCGAAAAGATCGTGGCCATGCTCAGCCTCGAGACCATCGGTTATTTCTCAGACGCCGAAGGCAGCCAGCAGTATCCACCCCCTCTGGGTCTTTTCTATCCGACCCGAGGAGACTTCATCGGCTTCGTCGGCAACCCCGGTTCGAAGGAGCTGGTGCGGCAAGCCGTCGGAGTATTTCGAGACAAGGCACGGTTTCCGTCCCAGGGTGCTGCGGTGCCGGGAGCATTGCCCGGTGTCGGCTGGTCCGATCACTGGGCGTTCTGGCAAGAGGGTTACCCAGCCATCATGGTCACCGACACCGCCCCCTTCCGAAACCCGAACTACCACCGCGCGGGCGACACACCCGACCGCATGGACTTCGAACGGATGACGCGCGTCGTGCTCGGAGTCGAGCAGGTGCTCTTGGCGCTGGCTGGGTGAGCGTTCGGATCAGGGCGGGGTGCAGACCGCGGTCGTACCCCCGAAGAACGGCTCGACGTCGAAGTTGGTCCAGGCCTGGTTCAGCTTCCAGATGCTGTTGTCATCCTCGAAGAGCACGACGTCGTCGTTGTCGCCGCTGGCGTACGCGCCCCAGTGCCACTGGCAGATGTCCGTGTCGGAGCGTGAGAACTTCGCGTCGAACACCTTGGCTCCGTCCTGCCAAGTGACCATCACACCGTCGTGGTAGTTGATGTAGATGGTGGTGCGCACCCATTTGCCCTTGGGGAAGCTCGAAACGTTCGCGGCGAAGGTCACGCTGCCGCCGGTGTTCTTGATGTGCGCGGGGGTCAGACGATTCGAGGTGTCTTCGAGCCCGAGGGTGACCACCGTGTCGTTCCAGCCGCAGTCGTTGTTGACGGTCCAGAAGCTGAACCACTTGCCGTTCTGGAACGCATAGGGTGTCTCCAACCAGCTCGAATAGATGTTCACGACGCCGTACGGCGCCTCGATGCCGGCGCCCTTGTTGGTGTAAGCGGGCACGACGGCGTCACCCGTGAACTGCACTCCGCCGTAGCCGCGATGGGACTGGTTGATGCTGCAGGTGATCTCCGAGCGGTGTGAGTGGGTCGGACTGACGGCGTGCGCGGTCGAGAACCC
It encodes the following:
- a CDS encoding M28 family peptidase, whose product is MAWGSWLKMPGKSHAGPLAPLDADGLVLRRALESEVQVLASEIGERNVGTPAGLAKAARHVEAALARSGRAVGVQSYLVGGVECTNFEVELRGSKTPDEIVLVGAHYDSAPGTPGADDNASGSAALLQLALRLSALPRPPARTLRFVAFVNEEPPYFQTADMGSLRYARRCRERGEKIVAMLSLETIGYFSDAEGSQQYPPPLGLFYPTRGDFIGFVGNPGSKELVRQAVGVFRDKARFPSQGAAVPGALPGVGWSDHWAFWQEGYPAIMVTDTAPFRNPNYHRAGDTPDRMDFERMTRVVLGVEQVLLALAG
- a CDS encoding SRPBCC domain-containing protein, coding for MQLRTEIEIAAPPQAVWDELIAFARYPEWNPFISSVSGRLELGERLTLVLSSAGGNDRKLVTTLTRIEPPATLRWTSKFLVRGLFDGEHYFELLPLAGDRTRLVHGEELTGALVQYMGPRLTAMARGFVGMNEALAKRLAHNAKPRVA
- a CDS encoding lamin tail domain-containing protein produces the protein MRTFHFVLGLGVVGVFAVLGAACGSDGSGGGGGGAGGAGNFGGTGATGATGGTGTGGATGGTGGGNTGGVAGQNTGGAAGGGGASGSGGGTSDASTDGGGTVGDHLLISEVGIEPGGAEFIEIWNPTNAEVDLSNYYVADNSAYYKVTSGPWNPQGTPNTDFLARFPAGTKLAAGAVLVVAPENVSGKPTFEATFGKCPDFTLNSTAAALSCASKSVPAMLIPTNGSVGSQVGALISNDREMIVLFSWDGSASTVKDVDYVTWGTQFDANTRVDKTGVSGYQADTAAASQKPANQGVAGDGGASLAIERCKIESGEKTSGGNGISGHDETSEDMGASFKSQSAPSPGTKNSCL